A window from Mya arenaria isolate MELC-2E11 chromosome 9, ASM2691426v1 encodes these proteins:
- the LOC128203074 gene encoding uncharacterized protein LOC128203074, translating into MSKRTHSEMWEDAESNDSSENSEDGDSTDECNCQNPEYDVENHFDDFAVSSYLSSIDDIAGLKEYYNNGRFTGANVPIEVECTKCSKPRQVTVRVNATIGWDQWRIDNDRNPSIKCFEDIEYEGVTDDNPDRSLQNCFSYPDEEWDEYDSPSPRRYQETLLVLHSPVDKHHVDSFCSYLDREKKVTDDYFRTEKSFLCLPMTERDPLCTPVSLCENAKILDNTLIILTQSASLDFLSTVKCLLNQTEVMEGKLKLLLIGRQGGKQALERLMEIEINIPVKEFENEVGNTLSSYQRQLLDWLHDDSDDRVDDDDDDDGVRVDDDDGVRVDDVDDDDS; encoded by the exons ATGTCGAAGCGTACACATTCTGAGATGTGGGAAGATGCTGAGTCAAATGATTCTAGTGAAAATAGTGAAGATGGTGATTCCACTGACGAATGTAATTGTCAAAACCCAGAATATGATGttgaaaatcattttgatgatTTTGCTGTAAGTAGTTACTTGTCGAGTATAGATGACATAGCAGGACTTAAAGAATACTATAACAATGGTAGATTTACGGGCGCCAATGTCCCTATTGAGGTAGAGTGCACCAAATGCTCTAAACCAAGACAAGTTACTGTAAGAGTAAATGCGACCATAGGTTGGGACCAATGGAGAATAGACAATGACAGAAATCCTTCTATCAAGTGTTTTGAAGATATTGAATATGAGGGTGTAACTGACGACAATCCAGACAGGTCGCTGCAAAACTGTTTCAGCTATCCTGATGAAGAGTGGGATGAGTATGATTCGCCTTCACCACGTAGGTACCAAG aGACGCTGCTGGTGCTACACTCCCCAGTGGACAAACACCACGTGGACAGTTTTTGCAGTTACTTGGATAGGGAGAAAAAGGTCACAGACGATTACTTTAGAACGGAGAAATCATTCCTGTGCCTACCAATGACAGAACGGGACCCGTTGTGTACACCAGTCAGCCTGTGCGAAAATGCCAAGATCCTGGACAACACCCTGATCATACTTACTCAAAGCGCCTCACTTGATTTCCTAAGTACCGTTAAATGCTTGTTGAACCAGACAGAAGTAATGGAAGGGAAGCTCAAACTTTTGTTAATAGGTCGTCAAGGTGGTAAGCAGGCGCTTGAAAGATTAAtggaaatagaaataaatattcctGTTAAAGAATTTGAAAATGAAGTGGGAAATACATTATCATCATACCAAAGGCAATTGCTTGATTGGCTgcatgatgatagtgatgatcgtgttgatgatgatgatgatgatgatggtgttcgtgttgatgatgatgatggtgttcgtgttgatgatgttgatgatgatgatagttga